The following is a genomic window from Mus pahari chromosome 1, PAHARI_EIJ_v1.1, whole genome shotgun sequence.
GTTATCTCGGTGGAGTGGCAAGAGGACCATGGTGTGGGCATCAGGGAGATTATGGAAATATGCTGGAGGTAGAGCCAACAACACTTGGGGTGGAGGGGGTGTGTGTTTGAGAAAGGGGATCGTGGTGACTGTAGTTTCTGGCCTGAGTGAGATTAGAAGAGTGGAGAGTGGGCTAAAAGATAATTAGGAAGCACTGGTTAAGGAGGGAGACAGGGCTGCTTGTGTTTGGGCACAGAGTTGAAAATACCTAACAGATCTCACTGGAAATGAAATGTGAATGTCTGCAGGTAGGGTTCAGAGTCTAGGGACAAGTCTGGTTCTGACACGTAAATCTGAGAGGGCTGATGGCTGGAAGACACGTGTAAAGCCATAGACTGGGTGAGATCGTTaaagaggtacacacacacacacacacacacacacacacacacactaccagaAGCCCAGAGTGCAAGGGAAGCCGAGGGCAGGGCagaagcaagggggggggggacccaacCCCTGGCAGTGTtgtaagagagagggagagatttggTCATCACAGTTCAGTACCAAGGAAGGTCACCAAGTGGGAACTGAGAATTGTTGGTTGCCTGGTGGACTGGGAATTCCTGTTAGGCTCACACCTCTCTATCTCCAGTGCCCAGCAAAGTGTCTCCTTTATGCTAACAGAGTTCTTTATAAATGGAAATAAGTAAGCCCAGCATGATTGCCCAAGCCTGTAtgcccagcactagggagacaatgagtccaaggctagcctgttAGCAGGTCCACAGCCAGCCCAGCTACTTAGATGTGGGAAgcccctgtctcaagaacaaagtGTTGGTAGGGAGATGGTTTGGGGTAAGGGTACTTGACTTGTGTTAGGGCCCCATAACTGTCACAAAAAGTAGGCTTCAGAGCATGTGGTCTTCCACCTCCAGGGGAGTTcgcacactttttaaaaatgcaaatattggAACcagacatagtggcacatgcccttaatcccagcactttggagacagaagctggaagatTTCTGTGGAttctaagaccagcctggtctacatggtgagtttcaggacagccagagctacatagtttgaccctgtctccaaggggggggggggcgggctgaaaaacaaacaaaagagccaaTATTGGTAGTTGATATGGCTCCAATAAATAGAACCCAACAATTGGGAAACGGAaacaagagaatcaggagttcaaggttatcctcagttGCCtagagttctaagccagcctgggctacatgaatctgctcttcccccttctctctcaaaTCAAAACTGAAACCAAATGGGGAGAAAAAAAGCTTTATAAATGAAAGCTAACTCTAAAGAAGGGAACGGCCACGTGGAAAAGAGAGATTTAAGGCACCTATAGGACCCTTGCCTAAAGACTTCTCCAAGAGGCCATGCGGTCTACACTCATGGTCCTCTTCTCCTTGAGGACCCAACATGCAGAACCAAGTCAAGGCCTTCAGTATCCTTGGCCAGAGACTCAGAATTCCAGGTCCCCATGTGCCCCTCTAGGAAAAGGCAGGACCCCTAAGCACCTACTTCCAGGAAGACCAAGGGTTGACTCTCTTCAAGGTCAGCCCCTCCCAACCAGAGACTAAGTTAGCATTGCGGCTTCACCCGGGACTCCCAGGACTGTGGGCGGGGCTCCGCCTTGAACCGGGCGTGGCCAAAAGCCGAATTTAAAAACTCGCGGGGGACCTGGCTTTGGATCGGGGGACCCGGCGGCGGCTCCGCGGGGCAAGTAGCGAGGCTGGCGCAGCGCCGAGGCCGCGGCCCTGGGGGCCCACAGTCTGCATCCAAGAATCCTCGAGGTAAGAGCTAGGTAAAGTGAGGAACGCGCCTTTCTGGGTGCTTTGAAGGTTGGCTGGAGCGTAAAGCTGGGCCCTGAGAATTGGTTCTCGACGTTGAAGAGGataggctgggatcctggacttcCTAGTCCTGGGAGTGTTGGACATCCTTGGGAGTTGGGGTGCAAGGACTGGGAAGCCTGATACTGGGGGTTCTGTGAGAGGACGAAGTGACCCGAACTCCTTCACCCAAGGAGGGCTGCATTGCATCCTTGGAGTTGCGGTTATGGACTCAGGTTTGGGTCTCTAAGGTCGGGCGCTGGACCTCAGGTCCACTCTGGTCGAGAGCAGCCCCGCCCTGGGACTTCCCAGAGCACCACCGGTGCAGGGTGCCCGGGCCGAACAGGAATTCCCCGTGCGCGGGGATTCCACGGGCGCCGCGCTTCGCTGCGTGCCCCGCCTCCGAGCCAGACACCTGCGGTGGCGCGCGCTTGCGGAGCGGAACTGGGAGGTGGAAGATTCCCTTGCGTGAGCGCCGTGACGTCAGCGCGCGGCGTCTCGTCTCGAGGGTTTCCGAGTAAGGCCTCCGGTTGACTTTAACCCTTCTCGCGCTGGAGTCTAAGCTGGGAAGTCTGGGGATTTGCTCTTCTTGGGTCGAGGGAACCGGACTTGCAGGTCCCAGAGGAGACTGAGGGTCTGTACTCCTGAGTTCTGGATGAATGGATTGCGCCAGTGGGATACTAGGGCATCTCCGGGATGGTGGGTCCCTGCTATTCCCAAGTCTGTCCAGGTGGGGACGGGAGCTTTGCGACTCCAGATCCCTGGATCATTGAGGAACTACACCGCTACGGATTTCGTGGATCCTGGCAGGGAGGATAGAGCAAGAGTGGTGATCCCAAGACTTGGAGACTAGCAGCTCACCCTTTTCTGTACTGAGGACTCTAGGCTTACATTCTGCCATCCACCCAGCCTTGCGCCCAGTCCCACATGTCAGATTCTAGAACAgagaaacatttttgttgttgttttgaggcagaggtctcaggtagtccaggctggcctctctcttcctttatagATGAGTCTGGCCGTAACACCTGACCCTCCTGCCACCACCGCGCTGGGATTGCGGGGGTGTGCCTCTACTCCTAGTTAAAACAGAGACACTGGAAATGCCTTTTCGGGAAGTTGAGATTAGCAAACCCCAAACCTCCACTCCAAGTGTTAGGACCTGGTAGCCTAGGTTGGGATTTTTTACGGATGTGGTGGTGCTTCGGAGAAGTGGGATGTCTCCGGAGAAGATAGACGCTTCAGAGAAGTGCACTTCCTCAGTTTCCACTACGGTGGTGGAAAGTTGGTGCAGAGGAAAAGcgtggaggaaaaggaaggaaatggcgGAGGCGGGCCCCTGCACTCTACATCTTCTGTTGGCTTTGTAGTTCTCCAGTTTTTCCGCGCTCGCTCGAGGGAAAGGAGGGCGCCCACATGCACTCCCAGCCACCCACCGCTGCCGCAGAGGCTGCATTCGGGTGACTTAAACATTCCTGATgacttccttctgtcttcccacaCACAGTGAGTCGGCCTGAGCGTAGTCACTGCCCAACACAGACTGtaaagaagcttctggaagaacagaggcGCCGACAGCAGCAGCCAGAGTCCGCTGGGGTGCCGGTGAGTCTCTGGAAGTCCTGTATAGGACAGGAAGCCACGCGCGCTGGGGGAGATGGGAGTTGTAGTCCTTGACTCCGAGGCTCTGCAGGTGGGGGGACAGCCCTGGAAGAACTTACagattcatgaattcattttctttacattgcAGGGACACTTCTCCCCTCCTCTGGTCCAGCCACTGACTCCATCTGTgaacgaggcagaggcaggtaagaaTAAAAGTTAGCACCCAGCCCCAGCTTCTCTTAGACTCGGACATCCCAGCTCTTAGACCTTTGGGGACCAAGGAGTCAGGCAGCTCTCATTATTCTTGAGGCATATGGGAAATTTTGATGGTCAGCCTGCCATCGTTGCACATTTCTATATTCCCAGTACTCCAGAGTTGAGGGGAGCGGATTGCCATTGGGTTTGAGGCCACACGTTTTTtactagcaagttccaggccacctagACACCTTGTCTTCAAACAAAACCCCCTGAAATCTGACTTTGGTTTTCAGGAGCCCAGTAGTCCATGAATATTTTCCTTCAAGTATCCAGGGTTTAAGAGTCCAGGAATTCAGATCCCAGTTGCTTGAGATCCAGTAGGCCAGGCATAGCAGCTTGCTAATGCCCCAGgactggaggacccagctccTCAGTGTCTTAGAACCTCTGGGGACTCCAGGTTTGCCATCCCTGGCCATTTCTCCAGGCTGTAATAACAGGCTGGTTCTGCCCACCCTCTCCGTTTCAGGCCATACTCATTTCCCTGCCTTCCAAGAGACTGTGGATTCCGGACCTGGCAACCTGGCTCCCCCTTCAGGCTTTGCAGACTGGGACCCTAGCATCCATGCTGCCTATGCAGACAGCTCTTTCCCGTTCTCTGCTTCTGAAGGCTTCCTGACTCCTGATTTCTACCCACTGTCAGACTCGGGCCGGGCAGGCCCATTTCCCCTGGTGATGGAGGTAAAGTATAGAGTGAGGACAGATGCTTAAGGGCCCCTAAAAACTTCCCAGTGGTGCTGagcctggtggtgcaggcttgtcatcccagctactctggaggcagaggtagaaggatcgagacctgcctgggctacagagtgagttctagattGCCCTAGGCACAGTAATAAgacctcatctttttttttttttttttttttttaaaggaaaacagaaagactgTTGGGAGTTTTGCCCTGTGGTCCAACTCTTTCCTCACATGTAGCCATGGGGTTCAGTCTCCATGAGGTAGGGACTAGGAATAGGGAATCTCGGCATTCTGAGATGTCAGGGACTGGTTTAAGATCCCGTCCCTGGTCAAGTACACTGGCTtatgcctgtagtctcagcacctggaaggcagagacaagagcatCATCATTTTAAGCCAGTTAGTTATGAGTTGAAACTAACCTAGGTAGTGTagcaaaacagaaactaaaacaagCTGGGCATAGTAAGGCACACCCAGCATTTAGACTTCTGGGGCAGAAATGCTCCAAGTTCAGGCCTAGCCTAGCCTTCACAGTGAGATcctcttttaaaagacaaagacaagagcaagccaaaaaaaaaaaaaaaaaaaaaaaaaaattaaaataaaaaagaattattccaATATAAAAAAAGagcaagccaaaaaaaaaaaaaaaaaaaaaaatccctttcccCTTGTGGCCAAAACTGAAGTCCTGGGGTTTAAAATGCGTTGGCACCCGTGAGGTCCTGGCCTCACCCATTTGACCGTGGGCTGTGTGTTATCTGTGGTGAGAATTCTCAGGTGACTgacttgcccccctcccccccccaggactCTGTGGACACCCGGCTGTACCCTGAGCCTTCCCTGTCACAGGTAGGGTGCTGGAGAGTCTCTGGTCTCCCCTCAGGACCCCCACAGTTGCCTCTGCCCACGGGACCCTCCCTGGAGACTGCCCGAGCTCACGTATTGGCTCTGGGCCCCCAACAATTGCTGGCCCAGGATGAGGAAGGAGACACGTGAGTATAGGGGAAGAGGGTGATGTGGACTCCTGGCTTGCCTGCAGGGGAGGGCTGTTCTCAtggctgctcccccccccccaggctcctgCACCTGTTTGCTGCCCGGGGACTGCGCTGGGCAGCGTATGCTGCGGCCGAGGTGTTACAGATGTATCGACAGCTGGATATTCGTGAACATAAAGGCAAGGTAAGGGTCAGGCATCTGGACTTCTGCAGCCGGGGAAGAGGGCTCCTGATGTCAGAGGGGAGGGCTCTGGGAGGCCAGGCTGATTGTATTGTGACTTATAGACACCACTCCTGGTGGCAGCTGCTGCCAACCAGCCGCTGATTGTGGAAGACCTCCTGAGCCTGGGAGCAGAGCCTAACGCCACTGACCACCAGGGCCGTTCTGTCTTGCACGTGGCTGCCACCTATGGACTCCCGGGTGTCCTTTCGGTACGTCTAGCTGGCAGATCCAGGGTGCCTGGGGTGGGCGGTTATCCAGATCCTGTTTCCAGGACCATGCTTAGGCAGGCCCTTCCAcgcctctcttccttctgctcccaGGCTGTGTTTAAGTCTGGCATTCAAGTGGATCTGGAAGCCAGAGACTTCGAAGGTGAGCTGGTCATGGCCAGGGGTGGTGCGGCAGGCAGGCTGGGTGGGCAAGGTGGACGCTCAGGTGCAAGTCCCTCACTATGTGCATCCCACAGGCCTCACCCCCCTGCACACAGCCGTCCTGGCCCTCAACGCTGTTATGCTCCCAGCTAGTATGTGTCCGAGGATGCAGAGTTCCCAAGCCCGAGACAGACTGACTTGTGTGCAGATGTTACTGCAAATGGGTGCCAGTCATACAAGCCAGGTAAGCTTGGGGGACAGCGGGGGATAGGGGGGAACCAGCAAACCCACAGGGAAGTGTGTGCAGAGGGCCACCTGGATGTCCAGGGACACTAAATGCTGACCTTGCATCCTCTTTTAGCACACAGATGTATGTGTCCGTAAAGAACTCAtacatgaatttttaaagttttttttttaattttaaaattaaaacaaatttaaattaaaattttgttttaaaaaattaaaagaaaaaaattatttccctCTAAAACAGCAGTTCTCGACccatgggtcatgacccctttgggggtcacatgtcagatatcctgcatatcagatatttacattacagtttataacagtagcaaaattataattatgaaatagtattgaaatcattttatggttgggggtcactacaacgtgaggagctgtattaaagggtcacagcattaggagggttgagaaccactgctctaaaataCAGTTGCCCTGTATATAGACTTGTCTGCTGATGAACACTACCCAGCTCCTGCACTTATGATACAGTACCATCCATATGAGACAGGGTGCATTTTAGTGTGTACAGTAGGGTGCCAGGTAACCAGGACAACTTCCAGCCCAGACAGTTCCTTTGAGACACTTGAGCTGGAGAATTGTCACATTGAACATGCAGCTCTATGACACACATGTTACAAATGGCCTCCCTTAGCCATTTTCTTACATAGTACACGGCGCATACATCCGTGTAAGGCACCCCTGGCGGCTGCCAGGAGCGGTGTGGATGGACGACTGGCCTGACCTctgctcttcttctcctcctagGAGATCAAGAGCAACAAGACCATTCTGCACTTGGCCGTACAGGCTGCCAACCCCACCCTGGTGCAGCTGCTCCTGGGACTGCCGAGGGGGGACCTGCGGGCCTTTGTTAATATGAAGGTAGGACAGGCGGTGTGATGTGCAGGTGGTTTGAGATAGAATGACAAGGTGGCTGTTAGCGCCCTGTGAGCTGTGGATATTGGAGAGGGAAATACCCAGGCTGTGAAGGGAGTGTGTACCACATAGCGGGGTGGGTGGAGGTGGGTGAAGGGGGTGTGTGAAATACAGATGAGGCAGGATCCGGGTTCAGAGACCCAAGCGCATGGGTCTGGGTCCCCATCGGTCCTCCCTTTGTGGTTACAGGCCCATGGCAACACTGCCCTCCACATGGCAGCTGCCCTGCCCCCTGGGCCGCCCCAAGAGGCCATTGTGCGGCACCTGTTGGCAGCCGGAGCAGACCCGACACTTCGAAACCTGGAGAATGAGCAGCCTGTTCACTTGCTGCGACCTGGGCCGGGCCCTGAGGGGGTGAGCACTGGCCTGACTTCTGAGCTAACCGGGGGTCCCCCAAACTGTACCTAAGCCTCACTTAGAAAATGACATCTAGTCTCAGGAGATGACTCTTCAAAGAGTGATCTGTGTTGAGTACTACCCtcctatcatcccagcacttggaaaacagagtttgagctagcctggcctacatagttagaccctgtctcaaaaagaaaaaaaaggaaaaaaacaaacaaacaaaaaacccagacagTGATTTCTGACTTTAAAGTCTAACCCTTCCCTTCAGCATTATGGCTCcttatgactttctttctttgtactcTCAACCCTGACTCTTGGGTCCCCCAGCGGAGCCTCTGATTCCTTTCTGTAACTCCGGATCCTCTTCTTAAATGTGATCTCGGACCCTTACCTCTGCCCTTTGACCCCAACAATGCTGCCCCCAACCAGCAAAACCTTCCTGCTCTCTAACAGAGTCTGAACAAAGGTTCACCCCCAAACCCACATGGGTTTCAGTAGATAGCCCAGGATAACCCCTGACTTCCAGTTCTTTTGCCTCAGCCGTTCCAAGTAGTGGGGTGGACCACCACACATGACCTCAACCCCTATCTTGACTTTAAACTGTGACCTTCCAGCCCAACTGACCCCACTTAGTTTCTCCCTTGTCAATAACTCCACCCGGGGCACCCCTCAACctccacatgtaactccagcctctgaaacccctcccccagcctcccccTTATCTCACTCCACCTCATTTGTCCCCAGCTCCGGCAGCTGTTGAAGAGGAGCCGCACGGCACCCCCAGGCTTGTCCTCTTAGGACTGAAACCCAGAACCTGGACTGATTTTCCAGTCCCCACCGTCCCGTGGGACAGTCAGCGTATGCTCATGTCGCAGATTCATgataatatatgtgtaatatcCTGCCATTAGGGTCTTACATTAAAACTCCAAAGTGGCACGGGGGAGGTGAGCAGTCTCCAATATTTGGGGTCCGTGACACCTCCTCCCCCTACAAGGGGCTGTCTAGATGATTTCTGTGAAATCGAGCCCACTTGATTGTTTCTGTGAAACACTCTAGAGACCTTTAACTCTCTCCTACCTGGATCAGTCATGATCGCCCCCCAGACTGTCTTACCCAGAATCCCCAGTGGAGCTTCCATGGGATTTGAGGCATCCGAGTACCCTCCGGTCAGGATTCCTCCCTAGGACTCACACCCCTGAGATGTTGGAAAGGCCCTCTGAGATTAATGTGCCCTGAGTCCTGGCTACATTATCATTTAGAACTCAATGTCTCTGATGCTAGCATTCCCCGAGAATTGTTCCCCTTGGTCTGTGTATCCCTGTAGCTACCAATTAAATTCAATTTTGCCTCAGACTGTGTGGTGTCATTTaaaatgggggatgggggagcatTGGTTCAGGAGAGAGGCTCTGAGGGGCCACAGTAGGATAATAGAAAGGCTAGGAGTCAAAGGTCAAGGTGCCCATCAGATCTAATGCCTGAGAAAGGCACTTTTCTGTTTAGTAGACGGCCATCCCTTCCTAATACTGTAACCTCAGATAGCCGGTGCCCAGTCTCCTCAGACAACATGAGAAGGCCGGCGCTTGTGGTGctcacctttgatcccagctcttcggaggcagaggcaagcaggtctctgaaTTTGAGTCCAGTGTGgtttgcatagtgagttccagggcagccagagttacatagtgagaccctcaaaaaacactttaaaagatGTGAGAAGACGTCAAAGCCAGGGGTTTTATCAGGCTAGAAATGTGGCAATAGTGTCCTTGTTTAAAattcccagtgaggggctgggggtgtggctcagcagtagagtatttgcagggaggggctggggactaGGCCCAGTGGAAAAATATTCTGCCCTGTGTtggcaagcatggtggcacatgcctttaatcccagaattcaggaggcagaggcaggcggatctctgtgtttaaggccagcctggtctacatagcaagttctaggacagccaaaaaATACATACTGAGATCTTTGTCTAAAAACAAAggaa
Proteins encoded in this region:
- the Nfkbid gene encoding NF-kappa-B inhibitor delta, with the protein product MEDSVDTRLYPEPSLSQVGCWRVSGLPSGPPQLPLPTGPSLETARAHVLALGPQQLLAQDEEGDTLLHLFAARGLRWAAYAAAEVLQMYRQLDIREHKGKTPLLVAAAANQPLIVEDLLSLGAEPNATDHQGRSVLHVAATYGLPGVLSAVFKSGIQVDLEARDFEGLTPLHTAVLALNAVMLPASMCPRMQSSQARDRLTCVQMLLQMGASHTSQEIKSNKTILHLAVQAANPTLVQLLLGLPRGDLRAFVNMKAHGNTALHMAAALPPGPPQEAIVRHLLAAGADPTLRNLENEQPVHLLRPGPGPEGLRQLLKRSRTAPPGLSS